A single Rhodothermales bacterium DNA region contains:
- a CDS encoding S8 family serine peptidase, which translates to MASSWAVSSPEYSHSRLAGMTCPRSNRLARSSWRLPIEATFRAVAAATLLVGLVAPVGAQDPELTGQWALGPEMLAVEDAWAVTRGGGALVAMIDTGVDWGRQELGPAIWQNLAEDADGDGRTMEWDGSRWVLDPGDLNGVDDDDFDGDPSTFVDDLIGWDFIDDDNDPMDGHGHGTHLAGVIAARAVDGSGVYGVAPEARILPLRIAAHTRSVDLAAAAEALDYAGRHGVQIANISWVSMVQYREVNAAFARLLARGAVVVAAAGNGSFNLDRTKNIWPAALDLPGMIVVTAVARSGEFMEGVNYGLNTVDAAAPGEEVLSTALGGGFAESGGVSVSAALVSGVAALVCAAAPDFTPADVELAIRGSGRVARSIRDRLASSLTLRADHAVDMAASGVLVVPRALDFGAVQTGTSSGRTISIHSIRDLEAQLSFGSANESFVISSASATLHPRLSRGLLVEYAPTGSGAQSANLSVTWDGVERTVALEGEGRAEVPLKADAPDELVTYVSETFPRPQVATDTIRVTLVNDGTTAVSWQDVSAGPFWDHASPRNGALQPGARQTVDVVFSASNLSPGDYAASLEVSTTHPEVPRIGIPIRTSVRTTALAKRAGRADFGDPNGDGRIDLLQTGWEQAVGTGEHTAAIVWNRASGQKLQSIGVVDPDTPAIFAAISGRGPGVLAVRSGTLQHWTEGAGWREIAPFPGGDLLQIGDATQDGRPDILGEGWAVDLQNGRIQVVDPTAGTSVWEDVDGNGMRDLIAVPRGRSRARIWYQEPWGFAPTPDSLVRVESAGLSVLDLNSDGTLDIQIVGRHCPSRTSCRSSVETTTYMSRPDGSQEESRTFRSLPGLRSAPGDVTGDGVVDLLVWNQDRMLVERNLTEVGGRFANLVGSDLNVREGWGALADWAANGQNGAGAAGVRENGAIRPALVRFQLGPSNLPPIAPRQTSWVKDGDAVVLRWTASSDDSTPPEAMTYDVVIRDGRGWRGELESGYPGPARTRVRHGGLRGTELRLEGLEDGEFSWAIQAVDAGMAASSWRPGVSFRVNREPHPQVRHLQAPFPNPVGGGEQVSLGEAATPRSVTLYDLLGRELAEWRFAPGPARLTLPSLAPGVYLLLGDDYAETLVVSR; encoded by the coding sequence ATGGCCTCATCCTGGGCCGTCAGCTCACCGGAATACAGTCATTCACGCCTCGCGGGAATGACATGCCCGAGGTCGAACCGGCTCGCGAGAAGCAGCTGGCGACTGCCGATTGAGGCCACCTTCAGGGCCGTCGCGGCAGCGACGCTCCTTGTGGGTCTTGTCGCTCCCGTGGGCGCTCAGGACCCTGAGCTGACCGGCCAGTGGGCACTGGGCCCGGAGATGCTGGCCGTGGAGGATGCCTGGGCGGTCACGCGGGGCGGGGGTGCGCTCGTGGCCATGATCGACACCGGCGTGGACTGGGGTCGGCAGGAGTTGGGCCCGGCTATCTGGCAGAATCTGGCAGAGGATGCGGATGGAGACGGTCGCACGATGGAGTGGGACGGCTCGCGCTGGGTACTGGACCCCGGGGATCTGAACGGAGTCGATGACGACGACTTCGATGGGGACCCGAGCACGTTTGTGGATGATCTCATCGGATGGGATTTCATTGACGACGACAATGATCCGATGGACGGGCACGGGCACGGCACGCACCTGGCAGGCGTGATTGCCGCTCGGGCCGTCGATGGGAGCGGTGTGTACGGAGTGGCGCCTGAAGCCCGTATTCTGCCGCTCCGCATCGCAGCCCACACACGATCGGTGGATCTGGCTGCTGCGGCGGAGGCTCTGGACTACGCCGGTCGGCATGGTGTCCAGATCGCCAACATTTCCTGGGTCAGCATGGTGCAATATCGCGAGGTCAATGCGGCATTCGCGCGCCTGCTTGCCCGCGGTGCCGTAGTCGTCGCCGCAGCTGGAAACGGCAGCTTCAATCTGGACCGGACCAAGAATATCTGGCCGGCCGCGCTGGACCTGCCGGGAATGATTGTCGTCACGGCCGTCGCTCGGTCGGGAGAGTTCATGGAGGGAGTCAACTACGGACTCAATACAGTCGATGCCGCGGCGCCTGGAGAAGAAGTGCTAAGCACGGCGTTGGGTGGAGGCTTTGCCGAGAGCGGAGGGGTTTCCGTCTCCGCAGCCCTGGTCAGCGGTGTGGCTGCGCTGGTGTGCGCCGCTGCTCCCGACTTCACGCCCGCGGACGTGGAACTGGCCATTCGTGGGTCCGGCCGGGTCGCGCGGTCGATTCGGGACCGTCTTGCCTCGTCGCTGACCCTGCGGGCGGATCATGCGGTGGATATGGCGGCCTCGGGCGTGCTGGTCGTGCCGCGCGCCCTGGACTTTGGCGCGGTGCAGACGGGCACAAGCTCCGGTCGCACCATCTCCATTCACAGCATTCGGGACCTCGAAGCGCAGCTGTCCTTCGGGTCCGCGAACGAGTCGTTCGTTATATCGAGCGCTTCGGCCACGTTACATCCGCGCCTTTCCAGGGGACTGCTCGTCGAATACGCACCGACCGGGTCCGGCGCGCAATCAGCGAACCTCAGTGTCACCTGGGACGGGGTTGAACGCACCGTGGCCCTGGAGGGCGAAGGGAGGGCCGAGGTGCCGCTGAAGGCGGATGCGCCGGATGAGTTGGTCACCTATGTCTCCGAAACGTTCCCGCGTCCCCAAGTGGCCACCGACACCATCCGGGTGACCCTGGTCAACGACGGCACGACCGCCGTTTCCTGGCAGGACGTCTCGGCGGGTCCGTTCTGGGATCACGCCTCGCCCCGGAATGGTGCGCTGCAACCTGGCGCCCGTCAGACGGTCGATGTGGTTTTCTCGGCTTCGAACCTCTCGCCCGGCGACTACGCGGCGTCGCTGGAAGTCAGCACCACCCACCCGGAAGTCCCCCGGATCGGCATTCCGATTCGCACATCGGTGCGCACCACCGCTCTCGCCAAGCGGGCCGGCCGTGCAGACTTCGGCGACCCGAACGGCGACGGCCGCATCGACCTGCTCCAGACCGGTTGGGAGCAGGCCGTCGGAACTGGCGAGCACACGGCGGCGATTGTCTGGAATCGCGCCAGCGGGCAAAAATTGCAGTCAATCGGCGTGGTCGATCCCGATACGCCCGCGATCTTTGCTGCCATTTCAGGTCGCGGTCCCGGCGTACTGGCCGTGCGGAGCGGCACCCTTCAGCACTGGACGGAAGGTGCCGGGTGGCGGGAAATCGCCCCATTCCCCGGGGGGGATTTGCTCCAGATCGGGGACGCTACCCAGGATGGGCGTCCGGACATTCTCGGAGAGGGCTGGGCCGTTGATCTGCAAAACGGCCGGATTCAAGTTGTCGACCCCACGGCCGGCACCTCTGTCTGGGAGGATGTGGACGGCAACGGGATGCGCGACCTCATCGCCGTGCCCAGGGGGCGGTCCAGGGCCAGAATCTGGTATCAGGAGCCCTGGGGTTTTGCGCCCACGCCTGATTCGTTGGTGCGGGTCGAGAGCGCCGGGCTGAGCGTGCTGGACCTTAATTCCGATGGCACGCTGGATATTCAGATCGTCGGCCGTCACTGTCCCTCGAGGACTTCGTGCAGGTCATCCGTGGAGACGACCACGTACATGAGTCGGCCCGACGGGTCGCAAGAGGAGAGCCGCACGTTCCGCTCGCTCCCCGGATTGAGGTCGGCACCTGGCGACGTCACGGGGGATGGCGTCGTTGACCTCTTGGTCTGGAACCAGGACCGCATGCTCGTGGAACGGAATTTGACTGAAGTGGGAGGCAGGTTCGCCAACCTGGTCGGAAGCGACCTCAACGTGCGTGAAGGCTGGGGCGCCTTGGCCGACTGGGCCGCCAACGGCCAGAACGGAGCAGGAGCGGCCGGCGTGCGCGAAAATGGGGCAATCCGTCCGGCCCTTGTTCGATTTCAGCTTGGACCGTCCAACCTGCCGCCGATCGCTCCGCGACAGACGAGTTGGGTGAAGGACGGTGATGCGGTGGTGCTTCGGTGGACCGCGTCTTCCGACGATTCGACACCACCTGAGGCCATGACCTACGATGTGGTGATCCGTGACGGTCGGGGATGGCGGGGCGAGTTGGAATCGGGCTACCCGGGCCCGGCCCGCACCCGCGTACGCCATGGCGGGCTTCGTGGAACGGAACTGCGGCTGGAGGGACTGGAAGACGGTGAGTTTTCGTGGGCCATCCAGGCTGTGGATGCCGGGATGGCGGCTTCCAGCTGGCGTCCGGGCGTGTCGTTCAGGGTCAATCGAGAGCCGCACCCCCAGGTTCGGCACCTGCAAGCGCCCTTTCCGAATCCCGTTGGCGGCGGCGAGCAGGTTTCTCTCGGAGAGGCCGCGACCCCGCGTTCCGTAACTCTGTACGATCTACTGGGTCGCGAGCTTGCCGAGTGGCGGTTCGCACCGGGGCCGGCGCGATTGACACTGCCCTCGCTCGCTCCGGGCGTATATCTGCTCCTGGGAGACGACTATGCCGAAACGCTCGTCGTCTCTCGTTAG
- a CDS encoding acyl-CoA dehydrogenase, which yields MARPTFNAQDAFNFESLLGEEDRLIMETAREYAQGHLEPRALEGNQDGVFHDEIPREMGELGLLGATIPEEYGGVGASYTAYGLIARELERVDSGYRSFASVQSSLVMYPIQAFGTEEQRQKYLPRLATAELIGCFGLTEPDHGSDPGGMKTTALRVDGGWRLNGAKMWITNSPVADLAVVWAKAKEDAADPGVIRGFLLERGMDGFSTPVTHNKMSLRASHTGEIVMEDVFVPDSMAFPEVRGLKGPFSCLNNARYGIVWGSLGAAENCYHRALQYVMERKQFGYPLGAMQLVQTKLANMVTEITKMQLLAHRLGQLKDAGQAHPSMISLAKRNNCGTALDIARTARDMLGGNGITGEYRVVHHMVNLESVNTYEGTYDIHGLILGRQLTGIQSFTPRGNDMPEVEPAREKQLATAD from the coding sequence ATGGCCAGACCAACGTTCAACGCGCAGGATGCCTTCAACTTCGAGTCACTGCTCGGCGAGGAGGACCGGCTCATCATGGAGACGGCGCGCGAGTATGCCCAGGGTCATCTGGAACCGAGGGCGCTTGAAGGCAACCAGGACGGCGTCTTCCACGACGAGATTCCCCGCGAAATGGGCGAGCTCGGCCTTCTCGGAGCGACAATTCCTGAGGAATACGGGGGAGTTGGTGCGTCCTACACCGCCTATGGGCTCATCGCCCGTGAACTTGAGCGGGTGGACTCCGGATACCGGTCTTTTGCGTCCGTGCAATCCTCGCTGGTGATGTACCCGATCCAGGCGTTCGGCACCGAGGAGCAGCGTCAGAAATACCTGCCGAGACTTGCCACGGCCGAACTGATCGGATGCTTCGGCCTCACGGAGCCTGACCACGGATCGGATCCGGGCGGCATGAAGACCACCGCCCTGCGCGTGGACGGTGGTTGGCGGCTGAACGGCGCAAAGATGTGGATCACCAACTCGCCGGTTGCGGACCTCGCGGTGGTCTGGGCCAAGGCCAAGGAGGATGCCGCTGATCCGGGCGTGATTCGCGGCTTCCTTTTGGAGCGAGGCATGGACGGATTCTCAACGCCGGTCACGCACAACAAGATGTCCCTGCGTGCCTCGCACACGGGCGAGATTGTCATGGAAGACGTGTTCGTACCGGACTCGATGGCATTCCCGGAGGTTCGTGGTTTGAAGGGCCCGTTCTCGTGTCTCAACAACGCGCGCTACGGCATTGTCTGGGGCTCCCTGGGAGCAGCCGAGAACTGCTACCACCGGGCATTGCAGTATGTCATGGAGCGCAAGCAGTTCGGGTACCCGCTGGGTGCCATGCAGCTCGTGCAAACCAAACTGGCGAACATGGTGACCGAGATCACCAAAATGCAGCTCCTCGCCCATCGGCTGGGTCAGCTCAAGGATGCCGGGCAGGCGCACCCGTCCATGATTTCGCTTGCGAAGCGCAATAACTGCGGCACGGCGCTCGATATCGCCCGTACGGCCCGCGATATGCTCGGCGGCAACGGAATTACCGGCGAGTACCGCGTTGTGCACCATATGGTCAACCTTGAGAGCGTAAACACCTACGAGGGTACCTACGACATCCATGGCCTCATCCTGGGCCGTCAGCTCACCGGAATACAGTCATTCACGCCTCGCGGGAATGACATGCCCGAGGTCGAACCGGCTCGCGAGAAGCAGCTGGCGACTGCCGATTGA